The following are encoded in a window of Hippoglossus stenolepis isolate QCI-W04-F060 chromosome 10, HSTE1.2, whole genome shotgun sequence genomic DNA:
- the maco1b gene encoding macoilin-2 isoform X3 — translation MKRRNADCSKLRRPLKRNRITEGIYGSTFLYLKFLVVWALVLLADFVLEFRFEYLWPFWLFIRSVYDSFRYQGLAFSVFFVCVAFTSDIICLLFIPVQWLFFAASTYVWVQYVWHTERGVCLPTVSLWILFVYIEAAIRFKDLKNFHVDLCRPFAAHCIGYPVVTLGFGFKSYVSYKMRLRKQKEVQKENEFYMQLLQQALPPEQQMLQRQEREAEEAAAKGISEVDTPPVSQNGAPANKKISAPLPELEYREKGKEGRGGGETKKQHNSNSILPSSVDSKLQEMEYMENHMNNKRLATELGSTENLLLKEDNNSSCSSSSSSSSKNYKNASSNAATLNSSPRGHSATNGSVPSSAPSSSSSSGKNEKKHKLSVGKGMSGGSHRDPTDNCIPNNQLSKPEALVRLEQDVKKLKADLQASRQVEQDLRSQLGSLGSAERSIRTELGQLRQENELLQNKLHNAVQAKQKDKQAVGQLEKRLKAEQEARANAEKQLAEEKKRKKLEEATAARAVALAAASRGECTDTLRRRITELETECKKLTLDIKLKEDQIRELELKELHKYKENEKDTEVLMSALSAMQDKTQHLENSLSAETRIKLDLFSALGDAKRQLEIAQGQILQKDQEIKDLKQKIAEVMAVMPSISYTADTSSMTPVAPHYSSKFMDTNPSGLDPNASVYQPMKK, via the exons atgaagcgGCGCAATGCGGACTGCAGCAAACTCCGACGGCCGTTGAAACGGAACCGAATCACCGAGGGTATATACGGCAG TACCTTCCTGTACTTGAAGTTCCTGGTGGTGTGGGCACTGGTGCTATTGGCAGACTTTGTACTAGAGTTCAGGTTCGAGTACCTCTGGCCGTTCTGGCTCTTCATCCGGAGTGTCTACGACTCATTTAGATACCAGGGGCTG GCCTTCTCAgtattctttgtgtgtgtggcgttTACCTCGGACATCATttgcctcctcttcatcccagTGCAATGGCTATTCTTCGCTGCCAGTACCTATGTGTGGGTGCAGTATGTTTGGCACACAG aGAGAGGTGTCTGTCTGCCCACAGTGTCTCTATGGATACTGTTTGTGTACATAGAGGCAGCCATCAGATTCAAAGACCTGAAGAACTTCCACGTGGACTTGTGTCGTCCGTTTGCTGCACACTG CATTGGATACCCAGTGGTCACGCTTGGCTTTGGCTTCAAGAGTTACGTGAGCTATAAGATGCGTCTCCGCAAGCAGAAGGAGGTGCAGAAGGAGAATGAGTTTTAcatgcagctcctgcagcaggcTCTGCCTCCAGAGCAACAGATGCTTCAGAGGCAAGAGCGAGAAGCAGAAGAAG cagcagcaaaaggaATATCGGAAGTGGACACACCTCCAGTGTCACAGAACGGCGCCCCAGCCAATAAAAAGATATCTGCGCCACTGCCAGAACTAGAGTatagagaaaaagggaaagagggaagGGGCGGCGGGGAGACTAAAAAGcagcacaacagcaacagcatcCTGCCATCATCAGTGGACTCTAAACTCCAGGAGATGGAGTATATGGAGAACCATATGAACAACAAGAGACTGGCCACAGAGCTGGGCAGTACAGAGAACCTGTTGCTTAAAGAGGACAACaattcctcctgctcctcctcgtcctcctcctcctccaaaaaTTACAAAAACGCTAGCAGCAATGCTGCAACGCTCAACTCCTCGCCCCGTGGCCATAGTGCTACCAACGGCAGTGTGCCCTCCTCTGcaccatcatcttcttcttcctcggGGAAGAACGAGAAGAAGCACAAGTTATCGGTGGGGAAGGGGATGTCGGGTGGCTCCCACAGGGATCCCACGGACAACTGTATCCCCAACAACCAGCTGAGCAAGCCAGAAGCACTTGTTAG ATTGGAGCAGGATGTTAAAAAGTTGAAGGCGGACCTGCAAGCCAGCCGGCAGGTAGAGCAGGATCTGCGCAGCCAGCTTGGCTCACTGGGCAGCGCAGAGCGCTCCATACGCACTGAGCTGGGTCAACTGCGCCAGGAGAATGAGCTGCTTCAGAACAA GCTTCATAATGCTGTGCAGGCAAAGCAAAAGGACAAACAGGCCGTGGGCCAACTAGAGAAGAGGCTCAAAGCAGAGCAGGAAGCTCGAGCCAATGCTGAGAAACAACttgcagaggaaaaaaagcgAAAGAAGTTAGAGGAagccacagcagccagagcagTAGCACTAGCAGCAGCATCCAG AGGggagtgcacagacacactgcgGCGGCGAATCACTGAATTAGAAACAGAGTGTAAGAAACTAACACTGGATATCAAGCTAAAGGAGGACCAGATCCGAGAGCTTGAATTGAAG gAGCTTCATAAATATAAGGAGaatgaaaaagacacagaggTGTTGATGTCAGCACTGTCAGCCATGCAGGACAAGACCCAGCACCTGGAGAACAGCCTGAGTGCAGAGACGAGGATCAAACTGGACCTCTTCTCTGCACTGGGAGATGCCAAGAGACAACTGGAGATAGCACAAG GTCAAATCCTGCAGAAGGACCAGGAGATTAAAGACCTGAAGCAGAAGATAGCTGAAGTGATGGCCGTCATGCCCAGCATCTCCTACACAGCCGACACCAGCAGCATGACCCCCGTGGCCCCCCACTACTCCTCCAAGTTCATGGACACCAATCCTTCCGGCCTCGACCCCAACGCCTCTGTTTACCAGCCAATGAAAAAGTGA
- the rhd gene encoding rh blood group, D antigen, with product MAPQYAPSLRSRLAPMLLLLQLGFIVIFAFYTEIQYHGKPHGDTFSNIYPEFQDVNVMVIFGFGFLCTFLVRYGFSASAFNLLVAVMATQWAVILNGIEAYSGKIRLDLRSLVEAEMCTASVLISIGAVLGKTNPVQLILISLLEVSGFILNKWALQTLLKVRLVNSIMMLHIFGAFFGLMLTWILYRKGSEQRFEKERFHHRSGLFSMLGTVFLWMFWPSFNSVLVDDRSPGGKLEAVCSTYLALAVSSVTAAAVSVLSSPKGKLNLIHMQRCTLAGGVAVGVSMSVVHQPWEAMMIGFTAAVVSTIGHRYLQTKMLLALQFHDTCAVLSTHGLPGLLGWTAHLLLQIKDCDDHTTAIRFAVVHICTLLLTVTVSLSMGIITGLILKWDFWRPPQDKKCFDDQAFWEFPNLAVKK from the exons ATGGCTCCTCAGTACGCACCAAGTCTGCGCTCCCGTCTGGCTCCtatgctgctcctcctgcagctgggCTTCATTGTCATTTTTGCCTTTTATACTGAGATCCAGTACCATGGAAAGCCACATGGGGACACCTTCAGTAACATCTACCCAG AGTTCCAGGATGTGAACGTGATGGTGATTTTCGGCTTTGGCTTCTTGTGCACTTTCCTTGTGCGTTATGGTTTCAGTGCCTCAGCCTTCAACCTCCTTGTGGCCGTCATGGCCACACAGTGGGCAGTCATACTCAACGGCATTGAAGCCTACAGTGGAAAGATACGGCTGGATTTGAGGAG CTTGGTAGAAGCAGAAATGTGCACGGCCTCCGTCCTCATTTCGATTGGAGCTGTACTGGGGAAGACCAACCCTGTTCAGCTCATCCTCATCTCTCTGCTGGAGGTGTCAGGGTTCATCTTGAATAAATGGGCCCTGCAGACTCTGCTGAAG GTGCGGCTGGTGAACAGCATCATGATGCTACACATCTTTGGGGCTTTCTTTGGACTCATGCTGACCTGGATACTGTATCGGAAAGGTTCAGAACAACGATTTGAAAAAGAGAGATTCCACCACAGATCTGGATTATTCTCCATGTTGG GGACTGTGTTCCTCTGGATGTTCTGGCCCAGTTTTAACTCGGTGCTTGTAGATGATCGTAGTCCCGGGGGAAAGCTCGAGGCCGTGTGCAGCACCTACCTGGCCCTGGCTGTCAGTTCTGTAACAGCAGCTGCCGTGTCTGTGCTCTCCAGTCCCAAGGGAAAACTCAACCTG ATCCATATGCAGCGGTGCACCCTTGCTGGTGGTGTTGCTGTTGGTGTCTCAATGTCTGTGGTTCATCAGCCATGGGAGGCCATGATGATTGgattcactgctgctgttgtatcAACAATTGGACACAGATATCTCCAG ACTAAAATGCTACTTGCATTACAATTCCACGACACCTGTGCTGTTCTCAGTACACACGGACTCCCTGGTTTACTGGGATGGACAGCACATCTTCTCCTGCAGATTAAAGACTGCGACGACCACACAAC AGCAATCCGGTTTGCTGTAGTTCACATTTGTACTCTCCTCCTCACCGTCACTGTAAGTCTTTCCATGGGAATCATCACAG GACTTATACTCAAGTGGGACTTCTGGAGACCACCCCAGGACAAGAAATGTTTCGATGACCAGGCTTTCTGGGAG TTTCCTAATCTAGCAGTAAAAAAGTGA
- the maco1b gene encoding macoilin-2 isoform X2: MKRRNADCSKLRRPLKRNRITEGIYGSTFLYLKFLVVWALVLLADFVLEFRFEYLWPFWLFIRSVYDSFRYQGLAFSVFFVCVAFTSDIICLLFIPVQWLFFAASTYVWVQYVWHTERGVCLPTVSLWILFVYIEAAIRFKDLKNFHVDLCRPFAAHCIGYPVVTLGFGFKSYVSYKMRLRKQKEVQKENEFYMQLLQQALPPEQQMLQRQEREAEEAAKGISEVDTPPVSQNGAPANKKISAPLPELEYREKGKEGRGGGETKKQHNSNSILPSSVDSKLQEMEYMENHMNNKRLATELGSTENLLLKEDNNSSCSSSSSSSSKNYKNASSNAATLNSSPRGHSATNGSVPSSAPSSSSSSGKNEKKHKLSVGKGMSGGSHRDPTDNCIPNNQLSKPEALVRLEQDVKKLKADLQASRQVEQDLRSQLGSLGSAERSIRTELGQLRQENELLQNKLHNAVQAKQKDKQAVGQLEKRLKAEQEARANAEKQLAEEKKRKKLEEATAARAVALAAASRGECTDTLRRRITELETECKKLTLDIKLKEDQIRELELKVQELHKYKENEKDTEVLMSALSAMQDKTQHLENSLSAETRIKLDLFSALGDAKRQLEIAQGQILQKDQEIKDLKQKIAEVMAVMPSISYTADTSSMTPVAPHYSSKFMDTNPSGLDPNASVYQPMKK; the protein is encoded by the exons atgaagcgGCGCAATGCGGACTGCAGCAAACTCCGACGGCCGTTGAAACGGAACCGAATCACCGAGGGTATATACGGCAG TACCTTCCTGTACTTGAAGTTCCTGGTGGTGTGGGCACTGGTGCTATTGGCAGACTTTGTACTAGAGTTCAGGTTCGAGTACCTCTGGCCGTTCTGGCTCTTCATCCGGAGTGTCTACGACTCATTTAGATACCAGGGGCTG GCCTTCTCAgtattctttgtgtgtgtggcgttTACCTCGGACATCATttgcctcctcttcatcccagTGCAATGGCTATTCTTCGCTGCCAGTACCTATGTGTGGGTGCAGTATGTTTGGCACACAG aGAGAGGTGTCTGTCTGCCCACAGTGTCTCTATGGATACTGTTTGTGTACATAGAGGCAGCCATCAGATTCAAAGACCTGAAGAACTTCCACGTGGACTTGTGTCGTCCGTTTGCTGCACACTG CATTGGATACCCAGTGGTCACGCTTGGCTTTGGCTTCAAGAGTTACGTGAGCTATAAGATGCGTCTCCGCAAGCAGAAGGAGGTGCAGAAGGAGAATGAGTTTTAcatgcagctcctgcagcaggcTCTGCCTCCAGAGCAACAGATGCTTCAGAGGCAAGAGCGAGAAGCAGAAGAAG cagcaaaaggaATATCGGAAGTGGACACACCTCCAGTGTCACAGAACGGCGCCCCAGCCAATAAAAAGATATCTGCGCCACTGCCAGAACTAGAGTatagagaaaaagggaaagagggaagGGGCGGCGGGGAGACTAAAAAGcagcacaacagcaacagcatcCTGCCATCATCAGTGGACTCTAAACTCCAGGAGATGGAGTATATGGAGAACCATATGAACAACAAGAGACTGGCCACAGAGCTGGGCAGTACAGAGAACCTGTTGCTTAAAGAGGACAACaattcctcctgctcctcctcgtcctcctcctcctccaaaaaTTACAAAAACGCTAGCAGCAATGCTGCAACGCTCAACTCCTCGCCCCGTGGCCATAGTGCTACCAACGGCAGTGTGCCCTCCTCTGcaccatcatcttcttcttcctcggGGAAGAACGAGAAGAAGCACAAGTTATCGGTGGGGAAGGGGATGTCGGGTGGCTCCCACAGGGATCCCACGGACAACTGTATCCCCAACAACCAGCTGAGCAAGCCAGAAGCACTTGTTAG ATTGGAGCAGGATGTTAAAAAGTTGAAGGCGGACCTGCAAGCCAGCCGGCAGGTAGAGCAGGATCTGCGCAGCCAGCTTGGCTCACTGGGCAGCGCAGAGCGCTCCATACGCACTGAGCTGGGTCAACTGCGCCAGGAGAATGAGCTGCTTCAGAACAA GCTTCATAATGCTGTGCAGGCAAAGCAAAAGGACAAACAGGCCGTGGGCCAACTAGAGAAGAGGCTCAAAGCAGAGCAGGAAGCTCGAGCCAATGCTGAGAAACAACttgcagaggaaaaaaagcgAAAGAAGTTAGAGGAagccacagcagccagagcagTAGCACTAGCAGCAGCATCCAG AGGggagtgcacagacacactgcgGCGGCGAATCACTGAATTAGAAACAGAGTGTAAGAAACTAACACTGGATATCAAGCTAAAGGAGGACCAGATCCGAGAGCTTGAATTGAAGGTGCAG gAGCTTCATAAATATAAGGAGaatgaaaaagacacagaggTGTTGATGTCAGCACTGTCAGCCATGCAGGACAAGACCCAGCACCTGGAGAACAGCCTGAGTGCAGAGACGAGGATCAAACTGGACCTCTTCTCTGCACTGGGAGATGCCAAGAGACAACTGGAGATAGCACAAG GTCAAATCCTGCAGAAGGACCAGGAGATTAAAGACCTGAAGCAGAAGATAGCTGAAGTGATGGCCGTCATGCCCAGCATCTCCTACACAGCCGACACCAGCAGCATGACCCCCGTGGCCCCCCACTACTCCTCCAAGTTCATGGACACCAATCCTTCCGGCCTCGACCCCAACGCCTCTGTTTACCAGCCAATGAAAAAGTGA
- the tmem50a gene encoding transmembrane protein 50A: MSGFLDGIRCGDCECNVDWGERRNTIASVAAGVLFFTGWWIIIDAAVKYPDEGVFHHAYHTCGVIATVAFLMINAVSNGQVRGDSYSEGCIGQTGARVWLFIGFMLAFGSLIASMWILFGGFVVPQKPVVYPGIAVFFQNAFIFFGGLVFKFGRTEDLWQ, translated from the exons ATGTCAGGTTTTCTGGACGGAATCCGGTGCGGAGACTGCGAGTGTAATGTGGActggggggagaggaggaacacCATCGCATCTGTAGCAGCTGGAGTGCTG TTCTTCACTGGTTGGTGGATCATCATCGACGCGGCAGTGAAATATCCTGATGAGGGAGTGTTTCATCACGCCTACCACACTTGTGGAGTCATTGCTACAGTGGCTTTTCTCAT GATAAATGCTGTTTCAAATGGACAAGTGAGAGGAGACAGCTACAGTGAAGGCTGCATTGGACAGACGG GTGCACGAGTGTGGCTCTTCATTGGCTTCATGCTGGCTTTTGGTTCTCTCATCGCCTCCATGTGGATTCTGTTTGGAGGATTTGTGGTGCCTC AGAAGCCTGTCGTCTACCCGGGTATTGCCGTCTTCTTCCAGAatgcattcattttctttgg GGGTTTGGTCTTCAAGTTTGGACGCACAGAGGATCTGTGGCAGTAA
- the maco1b gene encoding macoilin-2 isoform X1 has protein sequence MKRRNADCSKLRRPLKRNRITEGIYGSTFLYLKFLVVWALVLLADFVLEFRFEYLWPFWLFIRSVYDSFRYQGLAFSVFFVCVAFTSDIICLLFIPVQWLFFAASTYVWVQYVWHTERGVCLPTVSLWILFVYIEAAIRFKDLKNFHVDLCRPFAAHCIGYPVVTLGFGFKSYVSYKMRLRKQKEVQKENEFYMQLLQQALPPEQQMLQRQEREAEEAAAKGISEVDTPPVSQNGAPANKKISAPLPELEYREKGKEGRGGGETKKQHNSNSILPSSVDSKLQEMEYMENHMNNKRLATELGSTENLLLKEDNNSSCSSSSSSSSKNYKNASSNAATLNSSPRGHSATNGSVPSSAPSSSSSSGKNEKKHKLSVGKGMSGGSHRDPTDNCIPNNQLSKPEALVRLEQDVKKLKADLQASRQVEQDLRSQLGSLGSAERSIRTELGQLRQENELLQNKLHNAVQAKQKDKQAVGQLEKRLKAEQEARANAEKQLAEEKKRKKLEEATAARAVALAAASRGECTDTLRRRITELETECKKLTLDIKLKEDQIRELELKVQELHKYKENEKDTEVLMSALSAMQDKTQHLENSLSAETRIKLDLFSALGDAKRQLEIAQGQILQKDQEIKDLKQKIAEVMAVMPSISYTADTSSMTPVAPHYSSKFMDTNPSGLDPNASVYQPMKK, from the exons atgaagcgGCGCAATGCGGACTGCAGCAAACTCCGACGGCCGTTGAAACGGAACCGAATCACCGAGGGTATATACGGCAG TACCTTCCTGTACTTGAAGTTCCTGGTGGTGTGGGCACTGGTGCTATTGGCAGACTTTGTACTAGAGTTCAGGTTCGAGTACCTCTGGCCGTTCTGGCTCTTCATCCGGAGTGTCTACGACTCATTTAGATACCAGGGGCTG GCCTTCTCAgtattctttgtgtgtgtggcgttTACCTCGGACATCATttgcctcctcttcatcccagTGCAATGGCTATTCTTCGCTGCCAGTACCTATGTGTGGGTGCAGTATGTTTGGCACACAG aGAGAGGTGTCTGTCTGCCCACAGTGTCTCTATGGATACTGTTTGTGTACATAGAGGCAGCCATCAGATTCAAAGACCTGAAGAACTTCCACGTGGACTTGTGTCGTCCGTTTGCTGCACACTG CATTGGATACCCAGTGGTCACGCTTGGCTTTGGCTTCAAGAGTTACGTGAGCTATAAGATGCGTCTCCGCAAGCAGAAGGAGGTGCAGAAGGAGAATGAGTTTTAcatgcagctcctgcagcaggcTCTGCCTCCAGAGCAACAGATGCTTCAGAGGCAAGAGCGAGAAGCAGAAGAAG cagcagcaaaaggaATATCGGAAGTGGACACACCTCCAGTGTCACAGAACGGCGCCCCAGCCAATAAAAAGATATCTGCGCCACTGCCAGAACTAGAGTatagagaaaaagggaaagagggaagGGGCGGCGGGGAGACTAAAAAGcagcacaacagcaacagcatcCTGCCATCATCAGTGGACTCTAAACTCCAGGAGATGGAGTATATGGAGAACCATATGAACAACAAGAGACTGGCCACAGAGCTGGGCAGTACAGAGAACCTGTTGCTTAAAGAGGACAACaattcctcctgctcctcctcgtcctcctcctcctccaaaaaTTACAAAAACGCTAGCAGCAATGCTGCAACGCTCAACTCCTCGCCCCGTGGCCATAGTGCTACCAACGGCAGTGTGCCCTCCTCTGcaccatcatcttcttcttcctcggGGAAGAACGAGAAGAAGCACAAGTTATCGGTGGGGAAGGGGATGTCGGGTGGCTCCCACAGGGATCCCACGGACAACTGTATCCCCAACAACCAGCTGAGCAAGCCAGAAGCACTTGTTAG ATTGGAGCAGGATGTTAAAAAGTTGAAGGCGGACCTGCAAGCCAGCCGGCAGGTAGAGCAGGATCTGCGCAGCCAGCTTGGCTCACTGGGCAGCGCAGAGCGCTCCATACGCACTGAGCTGGGTCAACTGCGCCAGGAGAATGAGCTGCTTCAGAACAA GCTTCATAATGCTGTGCAGGCAAAGCAAAAGGACAAACAGGCCGTGGGCCAACTAGAGAAGAGGCTCAAAGCAGAGCAGGAAGCTCGAGCCAATGCTGAGAAACAACttgcagaggaaaaaaagcgAAAGAAGTTAGAGGAagccacagcagccagagcagTAGCACTAGCAGCAGCATCCAG AGGggagtgcacagacacactgcgGCGGCGAATCACTGAATTAGAAACAGAGTGTAAGAAACTAACACTGGATATCAAGCTAAAGGAGGACCAGATCCGAGAGCTTGAATTGAAGGTGCAG gAGCTTCATAAATATAAGGAGaatgaaaaagacacagaggTGTTGATGTCAGCACTGTCAGCCATGCAGGACAAGACCCAGCACCTGGAGAACAGCCTGAGTGCAGAGACGAGGATCAAACTGGACCTCTTCTCTGCACTGGGAGATGCCAAGAGACAACTGGAGATAGCACAAG GTCAAATCCTGCAGAAGGACCAGGAGATTAAAGACCTGAAGCAGAAGATAGCTGAAGTGATGGCCGTCATGCCCAGCATCTCCTACACAGCCGACACCAGCAGCATGACCCCCGTGGCCCCCCACTACTCCTCCAAGTTCATGGACACCAATCCTTCCGGCCTCGACCCCAACGCCTCTGTTTACCAGCCAATGAAAAAGTGA